A region of Chloroflexota bacterium DNA encodes the following proteins:
- a CDS encoding clan AA aspartic protease: protein MILGVVNAAHEAVVALSLQGPAGHSQDIEAVVDTGYSGFLTLPAALVAELELPFAYIGQAFLANDDEVSFDVHDVTVLWDGKARRIEADATGSTPSWECCCLMGIP, encoded by the coding sequence GTGATCCTCGGGGTGGTGAACGCCGCCCATGAAGCGGTTGTGGCCCTTTCCTTGCAAGGCCCCGCCGGGCATTCCCAGGACATCGAGGCCGTGGTGGACACCGGCTACAGCGGCTTCCTGACCCTCCCGGCTGCGTTGGTGGCGGAGTTGGAGTTGCCTTTCGCCTACATAGGGCAGGCGTTTCTGGCCAACGACGATGAAGTGAGCTTTGACGTTCACGACGTGACAGTCCTGTGGGACGGCAAAGCGAGACGTATAGAGGCTGACGCAACGGGCAGCACCCCCTCTTGGGAATGCTGTTGCTTGATGGGCATACCTTGA
- a CDS encoding 50S ribosomal protein L25 — translation MTTQVATLSVQQRTVLGKKVSQLRRQGLTPVHLYGAGGEPAALQVDSLSLRRVLSHVGHNRPVEVVTEGTNDRSLAFVREIQFHPLTLDVLHVDLFRVDAGVTTTVEVPIELVGDSNAVHLGGSLIQNIHTVNVEARPLDVPGSIEVDVSVLNDFEKSIRVSDLVVPEGVTVLTDGEQMVAHVAAPVGAEAIETEGAPEAPPEPERVVEEDADAEGDENS, via the coding sequence ATGACCACTCAGGTAGCCACGTTGTCCGTCCAGCAGCGCACCGTGCTGGGGAAGAAGGTTAGCCAGCTGCGACGGCAGGGGCTCACTCCCGTCCACCTCTATGGCGCCGGCGGCGAGCCGGCCGCGCTCCAGGTCGACTCCCTCTCCCTCCGTCGAGTCCTCTCCCACGTCGGCCACAACCGCCCCGTCGAGGTCGTCACCGAGGGCACCAATGACCGCAGCCTCGCCTTCGTCCGCGAGATCCAGTTCCACCCGCTCACCCTGGACGTCCTGCACGTCGACCTCTTCCGCGTCGACGCCGGCGTCACGACCACCGTCGAGGTCCCCATCGAGCTGGTGGGCGACTCCAACGCCGTCCACCTGGGCGGCAGCCTCATCCAGAACATCCACACCGTCAACGTGGAGGCCCGCCCCCTCGACGTCCCCGGCTCCATCGAGGTGGACGTCTCCGTGCTGAACGACTTTGAGAAGAGCATCCGCGTCTCGGACCTCGTCGTGCCCGAGGGCGTGACGGTGCTGACCGACGGCGAGCAGATGGTCGCCCACGTCGCCGCGCCCGTCGGAGCCGAGGCCATCGAGACCGAGGGCGCGCCCGAGGCCCCGCCGGAGCCCGAGCGCGTGGTCGAGGAAGACGCCGACGCGGAGGGCGACGAGAACTCCTAG